The Leptospira venezuelensis nucleotide sequence TTTTTAATTTCAGATTCCTCTAAAGTTATTGATTCAAGTGAGATTGAATTTATTGAAAATTTCATTAAAGATCTAAAAACTAAAAATAACTTAAAGATATATCAGGCTGTTAATTCTAAAGCTTTCCCTAAAAATGATTTGGAGGCTATATTAAAGAAAAGAGAAATTACAGAGATTCTCAAGGGAACCACTCCTAAAATCCAAATATTCATTAAAGAAGATAAAGTGAGTTTGGAATCATTTGGGCTCCAAGATGGAAAAGGCGTTCAATTTCTAATTGAAAAAAAGGGGGAAAAGACAATCCAATGCTCGTTCAGTATTGGAAAGAATCGCAAAGGCGTTTCAGAAATAGCTGGATTTTACTTTAAAGATAATGACTTGAGTATTGAAGAAATTCGACTCCGAGATAAGCTGAAAATTAGCAATCTTTCTCTAAGCAATTACATAATTATCGCCTACTTACTCAGTGGGCTTGCGCTTTGGATTTTCGCATATGTCAAATTAGTTAATTCGATATATACAAATGAAATAAAATACTATTTTCTTCTCTTTCTATTTGTTGCCGGTCTGTCTTACGATTGGAATTCGTCTGACTTTTTGAGTCAGTATCAGTTCATTAGTTTTCACTTAAACCCACTATCCATTAATAAACATTCATATGTCGAAAATTGGAAGATTACAGTTTCTTTCCCTCTTGGTGCTATAATCTTTTTAACTAAATTATCTTCAGCTTCGCTTAGAAAAATTGAAAACGGCGCATAACTGTCGGTGCTTCCGCTACGCTTCGAGATCGCTTTCGCGACTCTCGCGCGGGCTACGCCACATTTTGCTTTGTCACTCGTCATGCAGAGCAAGCCTCGCGCCAAGTGCTTCGCACACGCAAAACGTCGGAACACCTTGGTCGTTAGACGAAATGACCGGAACTTTATTATGTTATGAAAATGTATTTAAACGCTAATTTAATTTGTATATTATTTCTTTTTTGTTTAGTTTCCCATTGTCGAAAAGAAGAGCCTGAGATAATCTCGGAAGAATTGGGAACAAGATTCGTTTCGGAATTTAGTGGAGCGATTTTAAAGAAAAAACCGACCAACGACTCAGATTCGATCTCCACTATTCCATATGGAGAAGAGATTGAAATTATACAGAAATCGAATAATAAATGGATTAAGATTAGATGGAAAGAGAAAACGGGCTGGATTGTTGATAAAAGTCTTCCGCTTGTAATTGATTATTCAGTCGAATATCCCCAATATTCAATACGAATGCCAGGAACTAATATTCAGGTTTGGGCGATTGAGCTAATTACGAAAAAGAATAAGAGACTTCTAATTTCATTTGCAACCTATGAAATTTGGAAATCCCCGACAGAAGTAGAGTTAAGGAGTTCTGGAATTAATACTCCGATTTGGACAGATGCAGACGGAAATTTCGCAATTACTACCGAACCCGCAGACGGAAAATTTTATGGTTTAAAAGGGAAAATAAGTCATAAAGGTCCATTTACCGAATATGAAGGTGAACTTCTATTCGACGGTTTTCATGAAGTATACAACTTAATCGAAAATAAAATCGTATTACAAAATTCTATAAGATTTAAAGGAACAGGATATCCAGGTGAGTTATAGCGGTCACTTCGTCTAACTGTCGGTGCTTCCGCTCCGCTCGGAGATCGCTAACGCGACTCACTCGC carries:
- a CDS encoding SH3 domain-containing protein codes for the protein MKMYLNANLICILFLFCLVSHCRKEEPEIISEELGTRFVSEFSGAILKKKPTNDSDSISTIPYGEEIEIIQKSNNKWIKIRWKEKTGWIVDKSLPLVIDYSVEYPQYSIRMPGTNIQVWAIELITKKNKRLLISFATYEIWKSPTEVELRSSGINTPIWTDADGNFAITTEPADGKFYGLKGKISHKGPFTEYEGELLFDGFHEVYNLIENKIVLQNSIRFKGTGYPGEL